One window of Pseudomonas sp. FP198 genomic DNA carries:
- a CDS encoding ectoine synthase has protein sequence MFIRNISEVEKTPYFVEWGAGTSHRLLTERDAMGFTLCHTVVRAGTESLLQYRNHLEACYCIAGEGEVEDMHGNVFAIRPGDVYVLDQHDRHFLRGGKDQDLILVSVFNPPLRGDERHNLNDSSGSAY, from the coding sequence ATGTTCATTCGCAACATATCCGAGGTCGAGAAAACCCCTTACTTCGTCGAGTGGGGTGCCGGCACGAGTCATCGCTTGCTCACTGAACGTGACGCCATGGGCTTTACGCTGTGCCATACCGTCGTGCGTGCGGGTACAGAGTCGCTTTTGCAGTACCGCAATCATCTGGAGGCCTGTTATTGCATCGCCGGAGAAGGTGAAGTCGAAGACATGCACGGCAATGTCTTTGCGATCCGGCCTGGCGATGTCTACGTGCTCGATCAGCATGACCGGCATTTCCTGCGCGGTGGTAAGGACCAGGACCTGATCCTGGTCAGCGTCTTCAATCCGCCACTGCGCGGTGACGAACGACACAATCTCAACGACAGTTCGGGGTCGGCCTACTGA
- a CDS encoding MFS transporter yields the protein MRKDYLAFFISLFLSRLADQILLFIVPLVVFQTTNSAAWAGLAFFVESLPRFLAFPLCGALCDKYSPIRILHISQIYRALLCVAAMALHGVFGGIAWVVVLSAVCGVLTTQGIMAREVLMPHIFQHYSYTKTLSYSQIADQTGLVLGPLVAALMLEVWAWHWVVLWIAGLFLLADLSMLVWQRLSRITLEVFEQHQDIWLQPLRIAFGHIRNLAELKKIITLAVGVNLVVGVTLATSAAMVLGEYSAGKDDYAGLQAAGAVTTIVILFFLARVALPLRVSGGVGYSMIAAGGFISALSPNLVGYVVGFLLIVGFDKMFNVYMRTIRQQVIPPKDFGKTVGVITLLNNLSQPLAGLLVAVLAAPLGTQPVILILAVLATLLGAAAWWWFAKARSPLTASILAEQEIGK from the coding sequence ATGCGTAAGGATTACCTCGCTTTTTTCATTTCGTTGTTTCTGTCGCGGCTGGCGGATCAGATCCTGCTGTTCATCGTGCCGCTGGTGGTGTTCCAGACGACCAACAGCGCGGCCTGGGCCGGGCTGGCGTTTTTCGTCGAGTCGCTGCCGCGGTTCCTCGCGTTTCCGTTGTGTGGCGCCCTGTGCGACAAGTATTCGCCCATCAGGATCCTGCACATCAGCCAGATCTACCGGGCGCTGCTGTGTGTCGCGGCGATGGCGCTGCATGGGGTCTTCGGTGGTATCGCCTGGGTCGTGGTGCTGTCAGCGGTGTGCGGGGTGCTGACCACCCAAGGCATCATGGCGCGCGAAGTGCTGATGCCGCACATCTTCCAGCACTACAGCTACACCAAGACCTTGTCCTACTCGCAGATCGCCGACCAGACCGGCCTGGTCCTCGGGCCATTGGTGGCGGCCCTGATGCTGGAAGTGTGGGCCTGGCATTGGGTGGTGCTGTGGATCGCCGGGTTGTTCCTGCTGGCCGATCTGAGCATGCTGGTTTGGCAACGCCTCAGCCGTATCACCCTTGAGGTTTTCGAGCAGCATCAGGACATCTGGTTGCAACCGCTGCGGATTGCCTTCGGGCATATCCGTAACCTGGCGGAGCTGAAGAAAATCATCACCCTGGCGGTAGGCGTCAACCTGGTCGTGGGTGTCACCTTGGCCACCTCGGCGGCCATGGTGCTTGGCGAGTACAGCGCCGGCAAGGACGACTATGCGGGCCTGCAGGCGGCTGGCGCGGTGACAACGATCGTGATCCTGTTCTTTCTCGCCCGGGTGGCCCTGCCTCTGCGCGTCTCGGGAGGCGTCGGCTATTCGATGATCGCCGCGGGAGGCTTCATCAGCGCCCTGAGCCCGAACCTGGTCGGCTACGTCGTGGGCTTCCTGCTGATCGTCGGCTTCGACAAGATGTTCAACGTCTACATGCGCACGATCCGGCAACAGGTGATTCCGCCCAAGGATTTCGGCAAGACGGTGGGCGTGATCACGTTGCTCAACAACCTGTCGCAGCCGTTGGCCGGCTTGTTGGTAGCGGTGCTGGCGGCGCCCTTGGGCACGCAACCGGTGATCCTGATTTTGGCCGTGCTAGCCACGCTCCTGGGAGCCGCGGCGTGGTGGTGGTTTGCAAAGGCCCGAAGCCCCCTCACCGCCTCGATTCTGGCGGAGCAGGAAATCGGCAAGTGA
- a CDS encoding DUF1810 domain-containing protein — protein MQDIYHLSRFVEAQNAVFDRVMDELRAGRKTSHWMWFIFPQLQGLGRSEMAARFAISGIAEARAYLQHDVLGRRLEECVETVLRHQGMSAERIFGSPDDLKFRSCLTLFRSVQPGSSLFQQALDRFYSGEPDRKTLLLLEQPR, from the coding sequence ATGCAAGACATCTACCACCTGTCCCGCTTTGTCGAGGCGCAGAACGCGGTGTTCGATCGAGTCATGGACGAGTTACGCGCAGGCCGCAAGACCAGCCACTGGATGTGGTTCATCTTTCCCCAGTTGCAGGGCCTCGGGCGTTCCGAAATGGCCGCGCGCTTCGCCATCTCCGGCATTGCCGAGGCCCGCGCCTATCTCCAGCACGACGTGCTCGGCCGGCGACTGGAGGAATGTGTGGAAACAGTCCTGCGGCATCAGGGCATGAGTGCCGAGCGGATATTCGGCTCACCCGACGACCTCAAGTTTCGTTCCTGCCTGACATTGTTCAGGAGCGTCCAACCGGGATCTTCCCTGTTCCAACAGGCGCTTGACCGGTTTTATTCGGGCGAGCCGGATCGCAAGACACTGCTACTGCTTGAGCAACCGAGGTGA
- a CDS encoding LysR family transcriptional regulator — MELRHLRYFVAVAEEGNLTSAATRRLHTAQPSLSRQLRDLELEVGAQLFVRKARGIELTPAGIAFLDQARLALSHAEEAVAAARRAARPAKKVFSVGFLTGQEVDWLPSVTRLLRHDLPNIEFKVISLQSPSLADAIQRGDVDLGFLRVEPRPDVSYEVVAKEPLLVIMPNDHRLASVGDIDPAELASETFIGCSEIPHVLRDVIAQYFASCNVQVNASYWLDDYGTGISLISSTRGVAILPAYVEPLLPWTIVSRPLKGTRPTIDLAVGYRTDNPSPILKMFLENIDQIKDAGPLGNRRRTDN; from the coding sequence ATGGAACTGCGTCACCTTCGTTACTTCGTTGCCGTTGCCGAAGAGGGCAACCTGACCTCTGCCGCAACCCGACGACTTCATACCGCGCAACCCTCCCTTAGCCGCCAGCTGCGCGATCTGGAGTTGGAGGTTGGCGCGCAGCTGTTTGTCCGCAAGGCCAGGGGCATCGAACTGACGCCGGCCGGAATAGCGTTCCTGGATCAGGCCAGGCTTGCGCTCAGTCATGCCGAAGAAGCGGTGGCGGCGGCTCGGCGAGCCGCAAGGCCGGCGAAGAAGGTGTTTTCGGTGGGTTTTCTGACAGGGCAGGAAGTGGACTGGCTGCCCAGCGTGACGCGCTTGCTTCGGCATGACCTGCCCAACATCGAATTCAAGGTCATCAGCTTGCAGTCGCCCTCGCTGGCCGATGCTATTCAACGCGGCGACGTCGACCTTGGCTTTCTGCGCGTGGAGCCGCGGCCGGATGTCAGTTATGAGGTTGTCGCGAAAGAGCCACTGCTGGTCATCATGCCGAACGACCATCGCTTGGCCTCGGTGGGCGATATCGATCCGGCCGAGTTGGCCAGTGAGACGTTCATCGGCTGTTCCGAGATTCCCCATGTACTACGCGATGTCATCGCGCAGTATTTCGCCAGTTGCAACGTGCAGGTCAACGCCTCCTACTGGCTGGACGACTACGGCACCGGGATCTCCCTGATCAGTTCCACGCGGGGTGTTGCCATCCTGCCAGCCTACGTGGAGCCGCTGCTGCCCTGGACGATCGTCAGCAGGCCGCTCAAGGGAACACGACCTACCATTGATCTGGCGGTGGGTTATCGGACCGACAATCCGTCACCTATTCTTAAAATGTTCCTTGAGAACATCGATCAGATAAAAGACGCAGGGCCGCTGGGCAATCGGCGCAGGACGGACAACTAG
- a CDS encoding SDR family NAD(P)-dependent oxidoreductase: MNKIALITGANRGLGRNAAIAIAEKGNDVILTYRNGEAQARDVVGEIERLGRKAVALKLDVSDVSSFGTFVATLSGALQQGWGRADFDFLLNNAGHGAMAAFAETTEEQFDELFNVHVKGVFFLTQALLPLIIDGGRIVNYSSGLTRVSFPGFSAYSAAKGAIETLTVYMARELGSRGITVNTVAPGAIATDFLGGAVRDMPDLNAQFAGMTALGRVGVPDDIGPMVASLLAEDNRWVTGQRIEVSGGQTI; the protein is encoded by the coding sequence ATGAACAAGATTGCACTCATTACCGGCGCCAACCGTGGCCTGGGCCGCAATGCCGCGATTGCCATCGCTGAAAAGGGCAACGACGTGATTCTCACTTATCGTAACGGCGAGGCCCAGGCCCGTGACGTGGTTGGCGAAATCGAACGGCTCGGGCGCAAAGCCGTTGCGTTGAAACTCGATGTGAGTGACGTTTCCAGCTTCGGCACATTCGTCGCTACGCTTTCCGGCGCCCTCCAGCAAGGCTGGGGTCGAGCCGACTTCGACTTCCTCCTCAACAACGCGGGTCACGGCGCGATGGCGGCGTTTGCCGAGACCACCGAAGAGCAGTTCGATGAGCTGTTCAATGTGCACGTCAAAGGTGTTTTTTTCCTGACGCAGGCGCTCTTGCCACTGATCATCGACGGCGGTCGCATCGTCAACTATTCATCCGGGCTGACGCGTGTTTCCTTTCCCGGTTTCTCGGCGTACTCAGCCGCTAAAGGTGCGATTGAAACCCTCACGGTCTACATGGCCAGAGAGCTGGGCAGCCGTGGGATCACGGTAAATACGGTGGCCCCTGGGGCCATTGCGACGGACTTCCTGGGCGGCGCCGTGCGCGACATGCCCGATCTGAATGCGCAATTTGCTGGCATGACCGCCCTTGGCCGGGTGGGCGTCCCGGACGACATCGGGCCAATGGTTGCAAGCCTGCTGGCGGAGGACAACCGCTGGGTTACCGGGCAGCGCATCGAAGTTTCCGGTGGGCAGACTATCTGA
- a CDS encoding Lrp/AsnC family transcriptional regulator: MEGLIKLDRIDISILVELQKDGRMTNVSLADAVGLSSSPCLQRVKRLESAGYISGYRAHLNLAKITDSVTVFTEITLSDHKREDFAKFESNIRLVDEVLECHLISGGYDYLVRFMTCSIQHYQEVIEGLLDKNIGISKYFSYIVIKSPVLKDGVPLRRLLRH; this comes from the coding sequence ATGGAAGGTTTAATAAAACTAGACCGAATTGATATCAGTATCCTTGTTGAACTTCAAAAAGACGGTCGGATGACCAATGTCAGCCTCGCCGATGCCGTGGGACTGTCCTCCAGCCCTTGTCTGCAGCGGGTCAAGCGCCTCGAATCAGCCGGTTATATCTCCGGGTACAGGGCGCATCTGAACCTCGCAAAGATCACCGACTCGGTCACGGTATTTACCGAAATCACCCTCAGCGACCATAAACGGGAAGACTTCGCCAAGTTCGAATCGAATATTCGTCTGGTCGACGAAGTCCTTGAGTGCCACTTGATCAGCGGCGGTTACGATTATCTGGTGCGCTTCATGACGTGCAGCATCCAGCATTATCAGGAAGTGATCGAAGGGTTGCTGGACAAGAACATCGGTATCTCCAAATACTTCAGTTACATCGTCATCAAGTCGCCGGTGCTCAAGGATGGAGTGCCGTTGCGCCGACTACTGCGCCATTAA
- a CDS encoding 2-haloalkanoic acid dehalogenase, with protein MHLTDYRALLIDCDEVLVDRDSGVWTALQPLLENRPGMPGKEQVLAEFDEAVRGLYPRFSDLGFSGLLCFAHRQLAERLGLKVSWEEGMSFARSACNWSLFEDAPGAMLYLRKFYRLLVYCDRDAEDRDQLCERLGIPPEDLHSRACNPLEDEAWLRQNQLEPGTIMQVSRPPAQPPRSVGLCLIRRGHEAENQEYFADFYITSMADLVAQHQLSLRR; from the coding sequence ATGCACCTGACTGATTATCGTGCGCTGCTGATCGATTGCGACGAAGTCCTGGTCGATCGGGATTCCGGTGTCTGGACGGCCCTGCAACCCTTGCTCGAAAACCGTCCGGGCATGCCGGGCAAGGAGCAGGTATTGGCGGAGTTCGACGAGGCGGTACGCGGGCTCTATCCACGTTTTTCCGATCTCGGCTTCAGCGGCTTGTTGTGTTTTGCCCATCGCCAGTTGGCGGAGCGCCTGGGGCTCAAGGTCAGCTGGGAAGAGGGCATGAGCTTTGCCCGTTCGGCCTGCAACTGGTCGCTGTTCGAGGACGCACCGGGTGCCATGTTGTATCTGCGCAAATTCTACCGGTTATTGGTGTATTGCGATCGTGATGCCGAGGATCGCGACCAGCTCTGCGAGCGCTTGGGAATTCCACCCGAAGACCTGCATTCGCGAGCCTGCAATCCACTGGAGGATGAGGCATGGTTGCGGCAGAACCAACTCGAGCCTGGAACGATCATGCAAGTGTCCAGACCGCCCGCACAACCGCCAAGATCGGTCGGCCTGTGCCTGATCCGCCGTGGCCATGAGGCTGAAAATCAAGAATATTTCGCCGATTTCTACATCACCAGCATGGCCGACCTCGTCGCTCAGCATCAGCTATCTTTGCGCCGTTGA
- the gabT gene encoding 4-aminobutyrate--2-oxoglutarate transaminase, whose amino-acid sequence MNSKVEETPSLLLQRDQFVPRGLVTAHPLVIDRAQGAEVWDVDGARYLDFVGGIGVLNIGHNHPKVIAAVQAQLQKVSHACFQVVAYKPYIDLVKRLCALVGGQQACKAALFTSGAEAVENAVKIARAHTNRPAIIAFRGGFHGRTLLGTTLTGMSQPYKQNFGPLAPEVFHTPYPNAYRGFSSAMALQALNELLATQVSPDRVAAIIIEPVQGDGGFLSAPPEFLQALRALTEQHGIVLILDEIQTGFGRTGKWFGFQHAGIQPDLVTVAKSLAGGLPISGVVGRAHIMDAPLPGGLGGTYGGNALACAAALAVIEAYEQEHLLERGLVLGERLRQGLLRLQARHARIGDVRGTGFMLAIELIKDDEARSPDAELTQRLIDQARIGGLLVIKCGVYRNVLRFLAPLVTEESQVDEALAILDAALLRVMD is encoded by the coding sequence ATGAACAGTAAAGTCGAAGAAACCCCGAGCCTGCTCCTTCAACGCGATCAATTCGTGCCACGAGGGTTGGTCACCGCGCATCCGCTGGTCATCGACCGGGCCCAGGGGGCAGAGGTGTGGGACGTGGATGGGGCGCGCTATCTGGACTTCGTCGGCGGCATCGGCGTGTTGAACATCGGTCATAATCACCCGAAGGTGATCGCGGCGGTGCAGGCTCAATTACAGAAGGTCAGCCACGCGTGTTTCCAAGTGGTGGCCTACAAACCGTATATCGATCTGGTCAAGCGCCTGTGTGCCTTGGTGGGTGGGCAGCAAGCCTGCAAGGCGGCGCTGTTCACTTCCGGCGCGGAAGCGGTGGAGAACGCGGTGAAGATCGCCCGCGCGCATACCAATCGTCCCGCAATCATTGCCTTCCGGGGCGGTTTTCATGGGCGTACTTTACTGGGTACGACGCTGACGGGCATGAGCCAGCCCTACAAGCAGAACTTCGGACCTCTGGCACCGGAGGTCTTCCATACGCCATACCCGAATGCCTACCGCGGTTTCAGCAGTGCGATGGCGTTGCAGGCACTCAACGAATTGCTGGCGACCCAAGTCTCTCCGGATCGGGTCGCGGCGATTATCATCGAACCGGTGCAGGGCGATGGAGGCTTCCTCAGCGCTCCACCAGAATTTCTCCAGGCGCTACGAGCCTTGACCGAGCAGCACGGCATCGTGCTCATCCTCGATGAAATCCAGACCGGCTTCGGGCGTACCGGCAAATGGTTCGGTTTTCAGCACGCCGGCATCCAGCCGGACCTGGTCACCGTCGCCAAGAGCCTGGCCGGTGGCCTGCCCATCTCGGGCGTGGTGGGGCGCGCGCACATCATGGACGCGCCACTGCCCGGTGGCCTTGGCGGCACCTACGGCGGTAACGCCTTGGCCTGTGCCGCGGCATTGGCGGTGATCGAGGCTTATGAGCAGGAGCATCTGCTCGAGCGTGGCCTGGTCCTGGGGGAGCGACTGCGCCAGGGCCTGCTGCGCTTGCAGGCCCGCCACGCGCGCATCGGTGATGTGCGCGGCACCGGTTTCATGCTGGCAATCGAATTGATCAAAGACGATGAGGCCCGCAGCCCGGATGCCGAACTCACCCAGCGACTGATCGATCAGGCAAGGATTGGCGGGCTGTTGGTGATCAAATGCGGGGTGTACCGAAATGTCCTGCGCTTCCTCGCTCCCCTGGTCACCGAAGAAAGTCAGGTCGACGAAGCACTGGCCATCCTGGATGCCGCATTGCTGCGGGTAATGGATTAG
- a CDS encoding glyoxylate/hydroxypyruvate reductase A → MALLYKADPVRGEQWKRLFAEHAPDIEWRAWPDIGDPKDIRFLAAWQAPEDLDTLLPNLEVLFALSAGVDQLDLDRLPTSLPVVRLLDPGITRGMCEYASFAVLSLHRDMLRYRQQQIARCWQAHLLQPAAQRRVGVMGLGMQARQILATLQAFGFALSGWARSEHHIAGVNCFAGDEQLPAFLGQCDIVICVLPLTEQTQGILNRQLFGHLPKGAALVNMGRGGHLIEEDLLEALASGQLSAAVLDVLQQEPAAPDHPFWQHPQILLTPHIAAMTQPESAFGVLLDNIRRHQRGESMLGQIDRQRCY, encoded by the coding sequence ATGGCCCTGTTGTATAAAGCCGACCCGGTACGCGGTGAACAATGGAAGCGTCTATTCGCCGAGCACGCTCCGGACATCGAATGGCGCGCCTGGCCGGACATCGGCGACCCGAAGGACATTCGCTTCCTCGCCGCCTGGCAGGCACCGGAGGATCTCGACACACTGCTGCCGAACCTGGAGGTGCTGTTCGCTTTGTCGGCCGGGGTCGATCAGCTTGATCTTGATCGCTTGCCCACCTCCCTGCCGGTGGTCCGTCTCCTCGATCCCGGCATCACCCGGGGCATGTGCGAGTACGCTAGCTTCGCCGTGCTCAGCCTGCACCGGGATATGCTCCGTTATCGCCAGCAACAGATTGCCCGATGCTGGCAGGCGCACTTGCTGCAACCGGCGGCCCAGCGTCGGGTCGGGGTCATGGGGCTCGGCATGCAGGCCCGGCAGATTCTGGCGACCTTGCAGGCTTTTGGCTTCGCCTTGTCAGGTTGGGCACGCAGCGAGCATCACATCGCCGGGGTGAATTGCTTTGCCGGTGACGAACAGCTCCCGGCCTTCCTCGGCCAATGCGACATCGTGATTTGCGTCCTGCCATTGACCGAGCAGACCCAAGGGATTCTCAACCGCCAGTTATTCGGACATCTGCCCAAGGGTGCTGCCCTGGTCAACATGGGCCGCGGTGGCCACCTGATAGAAGAGGATCTGCTCGAGGCCCTGGCCAGCGGCCAACTCAGTGCGGCGGTGCTCGACGTCCTGCAACAGGAGCCGGCAGCGCCGGATCACCCGTTCTGGCAGCATCCGCAGATACTGCTGACGCCGCATATCGCGGCGATGACCCAACCCGAAAGTGCCTTCGGCGTGTTGCTGGACAACATCCGTCGGCATCAGCGCGGTGAATCGATGCTCGGCCAGATTGACCGCCAGCGCTGTTATTGA
- a CDS encoding GNAT family N-acetyltransferase: MPSSQRPAYAYRPMTAADVAAAHALSVQLKWPHRLEDWAMLQRVSQGFVAEDHGRLIGTAFTCPQGVYATIGLVIVSDEYQGQGIGRKLMELALQACGTQTAMLNATLAGAPLYASQGFVDFGHIQQHQGNVLPPVPEDLPSGEHCRHLTKTDQTAQIELANAGSGLDRRAVLGDLFDCVEEAVGIERDGQLRAFAILRPFGRGRYIGPVVAENPQQAKHLIAVLLAQVPDAFVRMDVPSDSGLGPWLEETGLKQVDTVAQMVRGSPPQASGGVKQFALVTQAIG; this comes from the coding sequence ATGCCCAGTTCGCAACGCCCGGCGTATGCCTATCGCCCCATGACCGCTGCCGATGTGGCAGCGGCCCATGCCTTGTCCGTGCAGTTGAAGTGGCCCCATCGCCTGGAGGACTGGGCCATGCTGCAGCGGGTCTCGCAGGGTTTTGTCGCCGAGGACCACGGCCGCCTGATCGGCACCGCGTTCACCTGCCCGCAGGGTGTTTACGCCACGATCGGCCTGGTGATTGTCAGTGACGAATACCAGGGCCAGGGCATCGGTCGCAAACTGATGGAACTGGCGCTCCAAGCGTGTGGAACGCAAACCGCCATGCTCAACGCGACGCTGGCCGGCGCGCCTCTTTATGCCAGCCAGGGATTCGTTGACTTTGGTCATATCCAACAACATCAGGGGAACGTATTGCCCCCGGTCCCCGAGGACCTGCCCTCCGGTGAGCATTGCCGCCACCTGACCAAGACCGATCAAACCGCCCAGATCGAACTGGCCAATGCCGGCAGCGGCCTGGACAGGCGCGCCGTGCTTGGTGACTTGTTCGATTGTGTCGAAGAGGCGGTAGGCATTGAGCGCGATGGTCAACTGCGCGCGTTCGCCATCCTGCGTCCATTCGGTCGTGGTCGTTACATCGGCCCGGTCGTTGCAGAAAATCCACAACAGGCCAAGCACTTGATCGCGGTGCTGTTGGCTCAAGTGCCGGATGCTTTCGTACGCATGGATGTACCGTCCGACAGCGGCCTGGGTCCGTGGCTGGAAGAAACCGGGCTGAAGCAGGTCGACACCGTCGCCCAGATGGTCCGTGGCTCCCCGCCCCAGGCAAGCGGCGGCGTAAAGCAGTTTGCGCTGGTGACCCAGGCCATCGGCTGA
- a CDS encoding cupin domain-containing protein gives MPEPTAVLLAHANGTPASTAFTCSSLGANDPFDRQIAYLGTQDIAAGIVQASGQFSVDAYPYSETIVVHAGQVTLQSDEHSLQLDPGDSAVIARGTSIRIEAQPGSLWAFCADTQPVAAGNVGIIALPRHTLLAPSTPPSEEFLLSPTPQCRSNNVFVEDTTNLRIGVWDSTPYTRRARPHTMHELMHLIEGSIILQLGDGTGLEVNTGDTVFVPKGAPCAWKSSVYVRKFYVCK, from the coding sequence ATGCCAGAGCCCACTGCCGTACTGTTGGCCCACGCCAACGGCACTCCCGCGTCAACCGCATTCACCTGCAGCTCATTGGGCGCCAACGATCCGTTCGACAGGCAGATTGCCTATCTCGGGACCCAGGACATTGCTGCCGGTATCGTCCAGGCGAGCGGACAGTTCAGCGTCGATGCATATCCCTACAGTGAAACGATCGTGGTCCACGCCGGACAAGTCACTCTGCAAAGCGACGAACACTCGCTGCAACTCGATCCGGGTGATAGCGCGGTAATTGCCCGCGGCACATCGATTCGGATCGAGGCGCAACCTGGCTCGCTCTGGGCATTCTGCGCCGATACCCAGCCTGTTGCAGCGGGCAACGTCGGGATTATCGCTCTCCCCCGGCACACCCTGCTCGCACCCTCGACGCCACCGAGTGAAGAATTCCTGCTGAGCCCGACACCGCAATGTCGCTCGAACAATGTGTTCGTCGAGGACACGACCAACCTGCGCATCGGCGTCTGGGATTCGACGCCCTATACCCGCAGGGCAAGGCCGCACACGATGCACGAACTGATGCACCTGATCGAGGGCAGCATCATTCTCCAGCTCGGCGATGGGACGGGGCTGGAGGTGAATACTGGCGATACGGTGTTTGTGCCCAAGGGGGCTCCTTGCGCCTGGAAGAGCAGCGTCTATGTGCGCAAGTTTTATGTTTGCAAGTGA
- a CDS encoding tartrate dehydrogenase, which yields MSKPFRIAAIAGDGIGKEVLPEGLRVLEQAAKKWQLDLSIEVLDWAHCDYYLEHGQMMPADWFEQLKGFDAIYFGAVGWPDKVPDHISLWGSLLKFRRDFDQYVNIRPVRLFPGVPCPLAGREAGDIDFVVIRENTEGEYSSVGGKMFEGTEHEFVLQESVFTRRGVDRILKFAFDLAQTRPRKRLTAATKSNGISISMPYWDERTALMAQQYPDVTWDKQHIDILCARFVLQPDRFDVVVASNLFGDILSDLGPACAGTIGIAPSANLDPQRRFPSLFEPVHGSAPDIYGRNIANPIAMIWSGALMLDFLGNGDERYRAAHDGILRAIERVIAEGPITLDLGGQASTQEVGLAIAGAL from the coding sequence ATGAGCAAACCATTCAGAATCGCCGCGATTGCTGGCGACGGTATTGGTAAGGAAGTCTTGCCGGAGGGGCTGCGGGTATTGGAGCAGGCGGCGAAGAAATGGCAATTGGACCTGAGCATCGAAGTGCTCGACTGGGCCCACTGCGATTACTACCTGGAACACGGGCAGATGATGCCCGCCGACTGGTTTGAACAGCTCAAGGGCTTCGATGCGATCTATTTTGGCGCCGTGGGCTGGCCGGACAAGGTACCGGATCACATTTCCCTGTGGGGTTCGCTGCTGAAGTTTCGCCGGGACTTCGATCAGTACGTGAACATCCGTCCGGTGCGGCTGTTTCCCGGCGTGCCGTGTCCGTTGGCCGGACGTGAAGCCGGGGACATCGACTTCGTGGTGATCCGCGAAAACACCGAGGGCGAGTACTCCTCGGTCGGCGGCAAGATGTTCGAAGGCACCGAGCACGAGTTCGTGCTGCAGGAGTCGGTATTCACCCGACGCGGTGTGGACCGGATTCTCAAGTTCGCCTTCGACCTGGCCCAGACCCGGCCGCGCAAACGCCTGACGGCGGCGACCAAGTCCAACGGCATTTCCATCAGCATGCCGTACTGGGACGAACGCACGGCGCTCATGGCGCAGCAGTACCCGGACGTCACCTGGGACAAGCAACACATCGATATCCTGTGTGCGCGCTTTGTGCTGCAGCCAGACCGTTTCGATGTGGTCGTGGCCTCGAATCTGTTCGGTGACATCCTGTCCGACCTCGGGCCTGCCTGCGCCGGTACCATCGGCATCGCCCCTTCGGCCAACCTCGATCCGCAGCGTCGATTTCCCTCGTTGTTCGAACCGGTCCATGGCTCGGCGCCAGATATCTATGGACGGAACATCGCCAACCCGATTGCGATGATCTGGTCCGGTGCCTTGATGCTCGACTTCCTGGGCAATGGTGACGAGCGCTATCGCGCGGCCCATGACGGGATTCTCAGGGCCATCGAGCGGGTTATTGCAGAGGGCCCGATTACGCTTGATCTTGGCGGGCAGGCGTCGACTCAGGAGGTTGGCCTGGCTATTGCGGGGGCGCTTTGA